In the Hordeum vulgare subsp. vulgare chromosome 7H, MorexV3_pseudomolecules_assembly, whole genome shotgun sequence genome, one interval contains:
- the LOC123409820 gene encoding aspartic proteinase nepenthesin-2-like yields the protein MARPAASTDGSALAVTLVGWLLVLQLLLLAPAPTAARRATSVNQTPNFLSRKPPRSGTNALLKKARRRNRNTDLLGSAAADDAGYVVLYNVSIGATPNDVSGVVDVLNDFVWTTQCVAAPVRVQCASQTCRSLLANDTMDACGGNPSGDDTCSYVNVYAPGSNTTGFLANETVAVGSFVGAAILGCSAANSTGPLVGEVGSFGFNRGALSLVSQLSVSKFSYYLAPDEAGSSDSESVVLLGDAAVPQTRGGGRSTLLLRSTAFPDVYYVKLSSIQVDGQALSGIPTGAFDLAADGSSGGVVMGTLSPVTRLQVDAYNALRQALVSKINAQEVNGSAFAGGVFDLCYDAQSVATLTFPKITLVFDGGNAPATLELTTVHYFFKDNVTGLQCFTMLPMPVGTPFGSVLGSMVQAGTNMIYDVGGETLTLEEGAAAPPPSQVVSLMAIASLLLAWVLLF from the coding sequence ATGGCTCGCCCTGCTGCAAGCACTGATGGCAGTGCGTTGGCCGTCACGCTTGTAGGTTGGCTCCTTGTTCTCCAGCTTCTCCTCCTGGCGCCGGCGCCTACCGCCGCGAGGAGGGCGACGAGCGTCAACCAGACGCCCAACTTTCTGTCCAGAAAGCCGCCAAGGTCGGGCACCAACGCCCTGCTCAAAAAGGCGCGTCGTCGCAACCGCAACACGGACCTGCTGGGCAGCGCCGCGGCGGACGACGCCGGCTACGTCGTCCTCTACAACGTCTCCATCGGCGCCACGCCGAACGACGTCTCCGGCGTGGTGGACGTCCTCAATGATTTCGTCTGGACAACgcagtgcgtggccgcgccggtgcGGGTCCAATGCGCCAGCCAGACGTGCCGGAGCCTCCTGGCCAACGACACCATGGACGCCTGCGGCGGCAACCCCAGCGGCGACGATACCTGCAGCTACGTCAACGTGTACGCGCCTGGGAGCAACACCACCGGCTTTCTCGCCAACGAGACGGTCGCCGTGGGGAGCTTCGTGGGAGCAGCGATATTGGGGTGCAGCGCCGCCAACAGCACGGGACCCCTCGTCGGCGAGGTCGGCAGCTTCGGCTTCAACAGGGGGGCGCTCTCCCTTGTGTCGCAGCTAAGCGTCAGCAAGTTCTCCTACTACCTCGCCCCCGACGAAGCAGGCAGCTCCGACTCCGAGAGCGTTGTGTTACTCGGCGACGCCGCCGTGCCGCAGACCAGGGGCGGCGGCCGCTCAACGCTGCTGCTCAGGAGCACGGCATTCCCAGACGTCTACTACGTCAAGCTATCCTCCATACAGGTTGATGGACAGGCCCTGAGCGGCATCCCCACTGGGGCGTTCGACCTTGCTGCCGACGGCAGCTCCGGTGGCGTGGTCATGGGCACGCTGTCCCCCGTCACCCGCCTCCAAGTGGACGCCTACAACGCCTTGAGACAAGCACTGGTGAGCAAGATCAACGCGCAAGAGGTGAACGGATCAGCGTTCGCCGGCGGCGTCTTCGACCTGTGCTACGACGCGCAGTCCGTGGCGACACTGACGTTCCCAAAGATTACGCTGGTGTTCGACGGCGGGAACGCGCCGGCTACGTTGGAGCTCACGACGGTGCACTACTTCTTCAAGGacaacgtcaccgggctgcagtgCTTCACCATGCTGCCGATGCCAGTGGGCACACCGTTCGGCTCTGTCCTCGGAAGCATGGTGCAGGCTGGCACCAACATGATCTACGACGTCGGCGGCGAGACGCTGACGCTCGAGGAGGGCGCAGCGGCTCCGCCCCCCTCACAGGTGGTGTCGCTCATGGCGATAGCCTCCCTGCTCCTTGCTTGGGTGCTACTCTTCTAG
- the LOC123409821 gene encoding putative disease resistance protein RGA1, whose protein sequence is MAESLLLPLVRGVAGKAADALVETVTRMCGLDDDRQTLERHLLAVECKLVNAEEMSETNRYVKSWMKELKSVAYQADNVLDDFQYEALRRESKIGKSTTRKALSYITRHSPLLFRFEMSRKLKSVLKKISKLVEEMNRFGLESSVRREEQQHPCRQTHSKLDETTQIFGREDDKEVVVKLLLDQQDQKKVQVLPIFGMGGLGKTTLAKMVYNDQEVQQHFELKLWHCVSDNFDAIPLLKSIIELAANGSCNMPDTIELLQKRLEQVIGQNRFMLVLDDVWNEDERKWEDVLKPLLCSVGGPGSVIVVTTRSQKVASIMQTLGTHKLACLNEQDSWQLFAQKAYSNGKEQEQAELVSIGKRIINKCRGLPLALKTMGGLLSSYQQVQEWKAIEESNIRDTVRGKDEIMSILKLSYTHLSSEMKQCFAFLAVFPKDYVMDKDKLIQLWMANGFIQEKGTMDLILRGEFIFDELVWRSFLQDEKVVVKYAGKFGNTKYETVLCKMHDLMHDLAKDVTDECASIEELSQHKALSKGICHMQMSKAEFERISGLCKGRTYLRTLLSPSESWEDFNYEFPSRSHKDIKELQHVFASVRALHCSRSPSPIVICKAINAKHLRYLDLSKSDIVRLPDSICMLYNLQTLRLIDCHDLQQLPQDMARLTKLIHLYLSGCESLKSMSPNFGLLNNLHILTTFVVGTGDGLGIEQLKDLQNLSNRLELLNLDKIKSGESAKEANLSQKKNLSDLLFSWGQEIDDEPRDVEEVLQCLEPHSNIQKLAICGYVGLEITQWMRKPQMFDCLRELKMFGCPKCKSIPLIWFSVSLEILVLQWMNNLTTLCNNLDAEAGGCITPLRIFPRLKNMRLIELASLEMWAENSMGEPSCDNLVTFPMLEELRIIDCPKLASIPAIPVVSKLSIVGVHGCAVGSVFMCIRLGSWPFLAELTLGSLKDIPMLPLDPQQSQSQRPLEKLESLTLIGPNSLIRSFGLSESQLMVWKCFRFVRNLKIYGCSNLVRWPTEELRCMDRLRFLSITNCDNLEGKNSSSEEETLPLSLEGLTIGNCRSVVALPWNLGNLAKLRRLNVSYCRSLKVLPDGMCGLTSLRELWIWNCPSMKKFPHGLLERLPALEHLSIHDCPELGTRCREGGEYFHLLSSVPRKDISR, encoded by the coding sequence ATGGCAGAGTCACTCCTTCTCCCTCTAGTGCGCGGCGTGGCTGGCAAGGCTGCAGATGCACTTGTCGAGACGGTGACCCGCATGTGTGGCCTCGACGACGACCGTCAAACGCTCGAACGGCATCTACTAGCCGTCGAGTGCAAGCTGGTCAACGCTGAGGAGATGAGCGAGACAAATCGCTATGTCAAGagctggatgaaggagctcaagtCCGTCGCCTACCAGGCTGACAACGTGCTCGACGACTTCCAGTATGAGGCACTGCGCCGCGAATCAAAGATTGGCAAGTCCACTACCCGAAAGGCACTCAGCTACATCACGCGCCACAGCCCGCTGCTCTTCCGTTTTGAAATGAGCAGGAAACTCAAGAGCGTCCTCAAGAAGATCAGTAAGTTGGTTGAAGAGATGAACAGGTTTGGCCTGGAGAGTTCTGTCCGTAGGGAGGAGCAACAACATCCTTGCCGGCAGACGCACTCAAAACTGGACGAGACTACCCAGATCTTTGGAAGGGAAGATGATAAGGAGGTGGTGGTGAAGTTGCTGCTGGACCAGCAGGATCAGAAGAAGGTGCAGGTATTGCCCATATTTGGGATGGGTGGTCTTGGCAAGACGACTCTTGCAAAGATGGTGTATAATGACCAAGAGGTCCAGCAACATTTCGAGTTGAAGTTGTGGCACTGCGTGTCAGACAACTTTGATGCCATTCCTCTTTTGAAATCCATCATTGAGTTGGCTGCAAATGGAAGTTGTAACATGCCTGACACGATTGAGCTGTTGCAAAAGCGACTTGAGCAAGTCATTGGCCAAAACAGGTTTATGCTCGTGCTTGATGATGTATGGAATGAAGATGAGAGGAAGTGGGAGGATGTCCTGAAGCCTCTTCTGTGTTCTGTTGGTGGACCAGGAAGCGTCATTGTTGTCACAACTCGAAGCCAGAAAGTGGCCTCTATAATGCAGACCCTTGGAACCCATAAGCTAGCATGTCTGAATGAACAAGATTCATGGCAATTGTTTGCACAGAAAGCATATAGCAATGGTAAAGAGCAGGAGCAAGCAGAGTTGGTCAGCATTGGCAAACGTATTATCAACAAATGCAGGGGGTTGCCTCTTGCTCTCAAGACAATGGGCGGATTGCTAAGTTCATATCAGCAAGTACAAGAATGGAAGGCCATCGAAGAAAGTAATATAAGGGATACTGTTAGAGGGAAAGATGAGATCATGTCTATTCTAAAGTTGAGCTATACACACCTATCATCTGAAATGAAGCAATGTTTTGCATTCTTAGCAGTTTTCCCCAAGGactatgtgatggacaaggacaAGTTGATCCAACTATGGATGGCAAATGGTTTTATTCAAGAGAAGGGAACGATGGATTTGATACTCAGAGGAGAATTCATTTTTGATGAGTTGGTTTGGAGGTCCTTCCTCCAAGATGAGAAAGTGGTAGTAAAATATGCTGGCAAGTTTGGTAACACAAAATATGAGACAGTTCTATGTAAAATGCATGACTTAATGCATGATCTTGCAAAAGATGTCACAGATGAATGCGCAAGTATAGAAGAATTGTCTCAGCATAAAGCATTATCAAAAGGTATTTGTCACATGCAAATGTCAAAGGCTGAATTCGAACGAATCAGTGGGTTATGCAAAGGCAGAACATACCTCCGCACTTTGTTATCTCCTTCAGAATCATGGGAGGATTTTAACTATGAGTTTCCAAGCAGATCACACAAGGATATTAAGGAGTTGCAACATGTATTTGCGTCAGTAAGAGCATTGCATTGCTCCCGCTCCCCTTCTCCAATTGTCATTTGCAAGGCCATAAATGCAAAACATTTACGGTATCTTGACCTCTCAAAGTCTGACATCGTTAGGTTGCCAGATTCAATATGTATGTTGTATAACCTGCAAACACTGAGGCTCATAGACTGCCATGACTTGCAACAGTTACCACAAGACATGGCAAGATTGACAAAGCTCATCCATCTTTACCTTTCTGGTTGTGAGAGTCTCAAAAGTATGTCTCCAAACTTTGGTCTGCTGAACAACCTTCACATATTAACAACATTTGTTGTGGGTACCGGAGATGGCCTTGGAATAGAGCAGCTCAAAGACTTGCAAAACCTTAGCAATAGGTTGGAACTATTGAACTTGGACAAGATAAAGAGTGGGGAGAGTGCAAAAGAAGCCAATCTCAGCCAGAAGAAAAATCTAAGTGACTTGTTGTTCTCTTGGGGCCAAGAAATAGATGATGAGCCTAGAGATGTGGAAGAAGTGCTTCAGTGTTTAGAACCTCACAGTAATATCCAAAAACTGGCGATATGCGGATATGTTGGCCTAGAAATAACACAATGGATGAGAAAGCCTCAGATGTTTGATTGCTTGAGAGAACTCAAAATGTTTGGCTGCCCAAAATGCAAGAGTATCCCTCTAATATGGTTCTCGGTCTCTCTAGAGATTTTGGTCTTACAGTGGATGAATAACCTGACTACATTATGCAATAACCTTGATGCGGAAGCCGGAGGATGCATCACCCCTCTGCGGATTTTCCCAAGGTTGAAGAACATGAGGTTGATTGAGTTAGCAAGCCTGGAGATGTGGGCAGAAAATAGTATGGGAGAGCCTAGTTGTGATAACCTGGTAACATTTCCAATGCTTGAAGAGCTAAGGATCATAGATTGCCCCAAGCTTGCAAGTATTCCAGCGATCCCCGTTGTCAGCAAGTTGAGCATAGTTGGAGTTCACGGTTGTGCAGTCGGTTCAGTTTTTATGTGTATCCGTTTGGGTTCCTGGCCATTTCTTGCTGAGTTAACTCTTGGGTCTCTAAAAGACATACCCATGTTGCCTCTAGACCCCCAGCAAAGCCAAAGTCAAAGACCTCTTGAAAAGCTTGAGAGTTTGACTCTGATAGGGCCCAACAGCTTGATCAGAAGCTTCGGATTGTCCGAATCACAACTTATGGTTTGGAAATGTTTTCGGTTCGTGAGAAATCTGAAGATATATGGTTGCAGCAATCTTGTCCGCTGGCCAACAGAGGAGCTCCGGTGCATGGATCGCCTCCGCTTTCTGAGTATCACAAATTGTGACAACCTGGAGGGGAAAAATTCATCGTCTGAGGAGGAAACCCTTCCGCTGTCCCTGGAGGGTTTGACGATCGGAAACTGCCGCAGTGTAGTAGCACTGCCTTGGAACCTTGGAAATCTTGCCAAGCTGAGGCGTCTCAATGTGAGTTACTGCAGGAGCCTGAAAGTGCTGCCTGATGGGATGTGTGGCCTCACTTCTCTGAGGGAATTATGGATTTGGAATTGTCCAAGTATGAAGAAATTCCCGCATGGTCTCCTAGAGCGGTTGCCAGCTCTCGAACACTTGAGCATACATGACTGCCCGGAGTTGGGAACACGATGCAGAGAAGGTGGGGAGTATTTCCACTTGCTCTCCTCTGTCCCACGTAAAGACATTTCGCGATGA
- the LOC123409823 gene encoding putative disease resistance protein RGA1, with product MSPNFRLLNNLHILTTFVVGTGDGLGIEQLKDLQNLSNKLELLNLDKIKGGENAKEANLSQKQNLSELLFTWDQKIDDDPRDVEEVLQCLEPHSNIQKLEIRGYHGLEISQWMRKPQMFDCLRELKMFGCPKCKSIPVIWFSVSLEILVLERMDNLITLCNNLDAEAGGCITPLRIFPGLKKMRLIQLPSLEMWAENSMGEPSCDNLVTFPMLEELKIKNCPKLASTAAIPVVSKLSIVGAHSTAVGSVFTSIRLGSWPFLVSLTLGSLEDIPMLPLDAQQSQSERPLEKLESLTLKGPNSLIGSSGLSCQYQCV from the coding sequence ATGTCTCCAAACTTCCGTCTGCTGAACAACCTTCACATATTAACAACATTTGTTGTGGGTACCGGAGATGGCCTTGGAATAGAGCAGCTCAAAGACTTGCAAAACCTTAGCAATAAGTTGGAACTGTTGAACTTGGACAAGATAAAGGGTGGGGAGAATGCAAAAGAAGCCAATCTCAGTCAGAAGCAAAATCTAAGTGAGTTGTTGTTCACTTGGGACCAGAAAATAGATGATGATCCTAGAGATGTGGAAGAAGTGCTTCAGTGCTTAGAACCTCATAGCAATATCCAAAAACTGGAGATACGTGGATATCATGGCCTAGAAATATCACAATGGATGAGAAAGCCTCAGATGTTTGACTGCTTGAGAGAACTCAAAATGTTTGGCTGCCCAAAATGCAAGAGTATCCCTGTAATATGGTTCTCGGTCTCTCTAGAGATTTTGGTCTTAGAGAGGATGGATAACCTGATCACATTATGTAATAACCTTGATGCGGAAGCCGGAGGATGCATCACCCCTCTGCGGATTTTCCCAGGGTTGAAGAAGATGAGGTTAATTCAGTTACCAAGCCTGGAGATGTGGGCAGAAAATAGTATGGGAGAGCCTAGTTGTGATAACCTGGTAACATTTCCGATGCTTGAAGAGCTAAAGATCAAAAATTGCCCCAAGCTTGCAAGTACTGCAGCGATCCCCGTTGTCAGCAAGTTGAGCATAGTTGGAGCTCACAGTACTGCAGTCGGTTCAGTTTTTACAAGCATCCGTTTGGGTTCCTGGCCATTTCTCGTTAGCTTAACTCTTGGGTCTCTAGAAGACATACCCATGTTGCCTCTGGACGCCCAGCAAAGCCAAAGTGAAAGACCTCTTGAAAAGCTTGAGAGTTTGACTCTGAAAGGGCCCAACAGCTTGATCGGAAGCTCCGGATTGTCCTGCCAATATCAATGCGTTTGA